In Sphingomonas sp. LR60, the following are encoded in one genomic region:
- a CDS encoding thioredoxin domain-containing protein, protein MTRILLPLLAAVALTAATAPRPWTAVATPVASGSYLIGNPKARVKLVEYVSYTCPHCAHFTQESDATLGAMVRSGSTSVELRNQVHDGIDLAAATLARCSGAAAFPRVHAAFSRSRSNGSILPATGRRPIRRGSPAGRNSLSSPRSPKVPG, encoded by the coding sequence ATGACCCGCATTCTCCTCCCCCTGCTCGCCGCCGTCGCGCTTACCGCCGCCACCGCGCCCCGCCCCTGGACCGCGGTCGCGACGCCGGTGGCAAGCGGCAGCTATTTGATCGGCAATCCCAAGGCGCGCGTGAAGCTCGTCGAATATGTCAGCTACACCTGCCCGCATTGCGCGCACTTCACCCAGGAATCCGATGCCACGCTCGGTGCGATGGTCCGCTCGGGCTCGACCAGCGTCGAGTTGCGCAACCAGGTCCATGACGGGATCGACCTGGCCGCGGCGACGCTGGCGCGCTGTTCGGGCGCGGCGGCCTTCCCGCGCGTTCATGCCGCTTTTTCCAGAAGCAGGAGCAATGGCTCGATCTTGCCAGCGACTGGGCGCAGGCCAATCAGGCGCGGATCGCCAGCTGGCCGCAACTCGCTCAGCTCTCCGCGATCGCCGAAGGTGCCGGGCTGA
- a CDS encoding thioredoxin domain-containing protein — MKRMATPLLAAIALLAGCGSGAGDGNGSTPTAPAGSVKAVAAPAGQDWTQVVSATPEGGFVVGNPDARLKLVEYGSRTCPTCGAFGQTGMRPLEDNYVKSGKVSYEFRDFLVHGPPDLAAALLGRCAGPQPFFPILEQMYIDQPKFLDTQMKIAQDQAFLQQTQNAAPAQVATAWAEKMGYLEFIKQRGVPEAQARACLTDAKAIDQLTKMMQDGTDKNGVTGTPTFILNGAKVDGVTWAQVETALKNAGA; from the coding sequence ATGAAGCGTATGGCAACCCCCTTGCTGGCGGCGATCGCGCTGCTCGCCGGCTGCGGCAGCGGCGCGGGCGACGGTAATGGCAGCACGCCGACCGCACCCGCGGGATCGGTGAAGGCGGTCGCGGCCCCCGCCGGTCAGGACTGGACGCAGGTCGTGTCCGCAACCCCGGAAGGCGGCTTCGTCGTCGGCAATCCCGACGCCAGGCTGAAGCTGGTCGAATATGGCTCGCGCACCTGCCCGACCTGTGGCGCGTTCGGCCAGACCGGAATGCGTCCGCTCGAGGACAATTACGTCAAGAGCGGCAAGGTCTCGTACGAATTCCGCGACTTCCTCGTTCACGGCCCGCCCGATCTCGCCGCCGCGCTGCTCGGTCGCTGCGCCGGGCCGCAGCCGTTCTTCCCGATCCTTGAGCAAATGTATATCGATCAGCCCAAGTTCCTCGATACGCAGATGAAGATCGCGCAGGATCAGGCGTTCCTGCAGCAGACGCAGAACGCCGCCCCCGCGCAGGTCGCGACGGCTTGGGCCGAGAAGATGGGCTATCTGGAGTTCATCAAGCAGCGCGGGGTGCCGGAGGCGCAGGCGCGCGCCTGCCTCACCGATGCGAAGGCGATCGACCAGCTCACCAAGATGATGCAGGACGGCACCGACAAGAACGGCGTCACCGGCACCCCGACCTTCATCCTGAATGGCGCGAAGGTCGACGGCGTCACATGGGCGCAGGTCGAGACGGCGCTGAAGAACGCGGGCGCGTGA
- the gyrB gene encoding DNA topoisomerase (ATP-hydrolyzing) subunit B, which yields MAEPQNTSEYGASSIKVLKGLDAVRKRPGMYIGDTDDGSGLHHMVFEVSDNAIDEALAGHCDRIDITLNADGSVSVTDNGRGIPTGIHPEEGVSAAEVIMTQLHAGGKFENTSDDNAYKVSGGLHGVGVSVVNALSEYLDLTIWRDGEEHYMRFAHGDAVAPLKVVGPAEGKKGTRVTFLPSPATFKIVEFDFEKLEHRYRELAFLNSGVRLFLNDARHEEPKSIELFYEGGIAAFVKWLDRNKQPLFPDPISVAGTRDHVTIEVALEWNDSYYENVLAFTNNIPQRDGGTHIAAFRAALTRTLNNYAEKSGLLKKEKVSLTGDDMREGLTAIVSVKLPDPKFSSQTKDKLVSSEVRQPLESLMADKMAEWLEENPQHARSIVGKIIDAAAAREAAKRARELTRRKGVMDIASLPGKLADCQERDPAKSELFLVEGDSAGGSAKQGRDRHFQAILPLRGKILNVERARFDRMLGSKEIGTLIQAMGTGIGRDDFKLEKLRYHKIVIMTDADVDGAHIRTLLLTFFYRQMREIIEAGHLYIAQPPLYKATKGRSEVYLKDDHALDNYLVDAGLGAMALERGDEKLTGVHLRPLVEHARRMRTLMRYVPRRYDPVIIEGLALGGALDPEATRDTRAAAVTEVVRRLDQGDNEATWSARVTEEGSIHFERLWRGVTDHHIVEAAFLASAEARKLHTLAAEQAETFAHAAKLVPVKTAAVETPVDAIATDEEGEETVSVGRGESLVARPSQLLEAILASGRKGLAIQRYKGLGEMNAEQLWETTLDPSNRTMLKVAIEQADVADEIFTRLMGDVVEPRREFIQENALSVANLDV from the coding sequence ATGGCAGAACCTCAGAATACCAGCGAATACGGCGCCTCCTCGATCAAGGTGCTGAAGGGCCTCGACGCCGTCCGCAAGCGCCCTGGCATGTACATCGGCGATACCGACGACGGCTCGGGCCTCCACCATATGGTGTTCGAGGTGAGCGACAATGCGATCGACGAGGCGCTGGCCGGGCATTGCGACCGGATCGACATCACGCTGAACGCCGATGGTTCGGTGTCGGTGACCGACAACGGCCGCGGGATCCCGACCGGCATCCACCCGGAGGAAGGCGTGTCGGCGGCCGAGGTCATCATGACCCAGCTCCACGCCGGCGGCAAGTTCGAGAACACCAGCGACGACAACGCCTACAAGGTGTCGGGCGGCCTGCACGGCGTTGGCGTGTCGGTGGTCAACGCGCTGTCCGAATATCTCGACCTGACGATCTGGCGCGACGGCGAGGAGCATTACATGCGCTTCGCTCACGGCGACGCGGTCGCTCCGCTCAAGGTGGTCGGCCCCGCCGAGGGCAAGAAGGGCACGCGCGTCACGTTCCTCCCCTCGCCCGCGACCTTCAAGATCGTCGAGTTCGATTTCGAGAAACTCGAACATCGCTATCGCGAGCTGGCGTTCCTCAACTCGGGCGTCCGTCTGTTCCTGAACGACGCGCGCCACGAGGAGCCGAAGTCGATCGAGCTGTTCTACGAAGGCGGGATCGCCGCGTTCGTGAAGTGGCTCGACCGCAACAAGCAGCCGCTGTTCCCCGATCCGATCTCGGTCGCCGGCACCCGCGATCATGTGACGATCGAGGTCGCGCTGGAGTGGAACGACAGCTATTACGAGAACGTCCTCGCGTTCACGAACAACATCCCGCAGCGTGACGGCGGGACGCACATCGCCGCCTTCCGCGCCGCGCTGACCCGCACGCTCAACAATTATGCCGAAAAGTCCGGGCTCCTGAAGAAGGAGAAGGTCTCGCTCACCGGCGACGACATGCGTGAGGGGCTGACCGCGATCGTCTCGGTCAAGCTGCCCGACCCGAAGTTCAGCAGCCAGACCAAGGACAAGCTCGTCTCGTCAGAGGTCCGCCAGCCGCTCGAAAGCCTCATGGCCGACAAGATGGCCGAATGGCTCGAGGAAAATCCGCAGCACGCGCGCTCGATCGTCGGCAAGATCATCGACGCCGCCGCCGCGCGCGAGGCGGCGAAGCGCGCGCGCGAGCTGACCCGGCGCAAGGGCGTCATGGACATCGCCAGCCTGCCGGGCAAACTCGCCGACTGTCAGGAGCGCGATCCCGCCAAGTCCGAACTGTTCCTCGTCGAGGGTGACTCGGCCGGCGGCTCGGCCAAGCAGGGCCGCGACCGCCACTTCCAGGCGATCCTGCCCTTGCGCGGCAAGATCCTCAACGTCGAGCGGGCGCGCTTCGACCGTATGCTCGGCTCGAAGGAGATCGGCACGCTGATCCAGGCGATGGGCACCGGGATTGGTCGCGACGACTTCAAGCTCGAGAAGCTGCGCTACCACAAGATCGTCATCATGACCGACGCCGACGTCGACGGCGCGCATATCCGCACGCTGCTGCTGACCTTCTTCTATCGCCAGATGCGCGAGATCATCGAGGCCGGGCATCTCTATATTGCGCAGCCGCCGCTCTATAAGGCCACCAAGGGCCGCTCGGAGGTCTATCTCAAGGACGATCACGCGCTCGACAATTACCTGGTTGACGCCGGGCTGGGCGCGATGGCGCTGGAGCGTGGCGACGAGAAGCTTACCGGCGTCCACCTGCGCCCGCTGGTCGAGCACGCACGGCGGATGCGGACGCTGATGCGTTACGTGCCGCGTCGCTACGATCCGGTCATCATCGAAGGGCTGGCGCTGGGCGGCGCGCTCGATCCGGAAGCGACGCGCGACACCCGCGCCGCTGCCGTCACGGAGGTCGTCCGCCGGCTCGATCAGGGCGACAACGAGGCGACATGGAGCGCGCGCGTCACCGAGGAAGGCAGCATCCACTTCGAGCGATTGTGGCGCGGCGTGACCGATCATCACATCGTCGAGGCGGCGTTCCTCGCCTCTGCCGAGGCACGCAAGCTCCACACGCTCGCCGCCGAACAGGCCGAGACCTTCGCGCACGCCGCGAAGCTGGTGCCGGTCAAGACCGCCGCGGTCGAGACGCCGGTCGACGCGATCGCCACCGACGAGGAGGGTGAGGAGACCGTCTCCGTCGGCCGTGGCGAATCGCTGGTGGCGCGCCCGTCGCAATTGCTGGAGGCGATCCTCGCTTCAGGTCGCAAGGGACTGGCGATCCAGCGCTACAAGGGTCTCGGCGAAATGAACGCCGAGCAGCTCTGGGAAACCACGCTCGATCCGTCGAACCGCACGATGCTCAAGGTCGCGATCGAGCAGGCCGATGTCGCGGACGAGATCTTCACGCGCCTGATGGGCGACGTCGTGGAGCCGCGCCGCGAGTTCATCCAGGAGAACGCGCTGAGCGTCGCGAACCTCGACGTTTAA
- the mutY gene encoding A/G-specific adenine glycosylase, with product MDAKHRIDIATPLLGWYDRHRRDLPWRAKAGEAAAPYRVWLSEVMLQQTTVATVRPRFVEWTRRWPTFADLAAADEGEVMAAWAGLGYYARARNLLAAARTIAAEHGGKLPDTEAALRALPGFGDYTAAAVAAIAFGRRAVVVDANVERVVSRLFAIDTPLPAARKPIRTAADAITPEARAGDFAQAMMDLGSAICTPRRPRCLLCPLNHGCAAQVAGNPEAYPVKKPKAARPHRHGTLFWLQRDDSVLLVRRPDKGLLGGMRALPTGPWCDDPPLLVDAPADADWRLLNEAVSHGFTHFTIDLAVAVAHTEAASNKGEWWPVDRLAEAGLPTVFAKAADVVRRRA from the coding sequence ATGGACGCCAAGCACCGGATCGATATCGCGACTCCGTTGCTCGGTTGGTACGATCGCCATCGCCGCGATCTGCCGTGGCGCGCGAAGGCGGGCGAGGCTGCCGCCCCCTATCGCGTGTGGCTGAGCGAGGTGATGCTACAGCAGACGACGGTAGCGACGGTGCGCCCGCGCTTCGTCGAATGGACGCGGCGCTGGCCGACGTTCGCCGACCTCGCCGCCGCCGACGAGGGTGAGGTGATGGCGGCGTGGGCCGGGCTTGGCTATTATGCGCGAGCGCGCAACCTGCTGGCGGCGGCGCGGACGATCGCAGCCGAGCATGGCGGGAAATTGCCGGACACCGAAGCGGCGCTGCGCGCTTTGCCGGGCTTCGGCGACTATACCGCGGCGGCGGTGGCGGCGATCGCGTTCGGGCGGCGCGCGGTGGTGGTCGATGCCAATGTCGAGCGCGTGGTGTCGCGGCTGTTTGCCATCGACACGCCGCTGCCAGCGGCGCGCAAGCCGATCCGCACGGCCGCGGATGCGATCACGCCCGAGGCGCGCGCCGGCGACTTCGCGCAGGCGATGATGGACCTCGGCTCGGCGATCTGCACGCCGCGCCGGCCGCGCTGCCTCCTATGTCCGCTGAACCACGGCTGCGCCGCGCAGGTAGCCGGGAACCCCGAAGCCTATCCGGTCAAGAAGCCCAAGGCGGCGCGGCCCCACCGGCACGGCACATTGTTCTGGTTGCAGCGCGACGACTCGGTGCTGTTGGTGCGGCGGCCGGACAAGGGGTTGCTCGGCGGCATGCGCGCGCTGCCGACCGGACCGTGGTGCGACGACCCCCCGTTGCTCGTCGATGCACCCGCAGACGCCGACTGGCGGCTGCTGAATGAGGCGGTGAGTCATGGCTTTACGCATTTCACGATCGACCTTGCGGTCGCGGTGGCGCACACGGAAGCCGCGAGCAACAAAGGTGAATGGTGGCCGGTCGACCGGCTTGCCGAAGCGGGATTGCCGACGGTGTTCGCGAAAGCGGCAGATGTGGTGAGGAGACGGGCATGA
- a CDS encoding MFS transporter codes for MPARSPAPNHSEWRSGWPIVLGAVVGSGAGPALFQNLSSMFVPGMTGEFGWSRGAIAAASGLGFAGSLAVPLLGRVVDRIGVRPMIVGCMVALAAAYLGMAAMTGRLWHYHLLVLTLAMTVPGTSALAYGKLIAARFVAHRGLALGLATSGLPLTTLLLPIALAEVIGHFGWRGGFVALAIYSALIALPIALFSIRRADLVTRPTDDAPEPPGISAAAARRDPRFWRLGLTGFFVNLGTIGFITQLVPFGIDRGLAAKEAALLLTAFGASQVAARVTFGALIDRFPPQRIAAAVAFISALGFAALQWPALALPGLALCVFCAGLMNGAENDLFPFFAARLFGLRAYGEIYGTLIVVALIGSGAGIIGFGALHDLTGGDAVGLTVASGALAIAGLLFAGLRDRPTRA; via the coding sequence ATGCCCGCCCGCTCGCCTGCTCCGAATCACAGCGAATGGCGCAGCGGTTGGCCGATCGTGCTCGGTGCGGTGGTGGGCAGCGGCGCAGGCCCCGCGCTCTTTCAAAATCTGTCGAGCATGTTCGTGCCGGGCATGACCGGCGAGTTCGGCTGGAGCCGCGGTGCGATCGCCGCCGCCAGCGGATTGGGCTTCGCCGGCAGCCTCGCGGTGCCGTTGCTCGGGCGCGTCGTCGATCGCATCGGCGTCCGCCCGATGATTGTCGGCTGCATGGTCGCGCTCGCCGCCGCCTATCTCGGCATGGCGGCAATGACCGGGCGATTGTGGCATTATCACCTGCTCGTACTCACCCTGGCGATGACCGTGCCAGGCACCAGCGCGCTGGCCTATGGAAAGCTGATCGCAGCGCGTTTCGTCGCGCATCGCGGTCTGGCGCTGGGACTAGCGACCTCCGGACTGCCGCTGACCACCTTGCTGTTGCCGATCGCGCTGGCCGAGGTGATCGGGCATTTCGGATGGCGCGGCGGGTTCGTGGCGCTGGCGATCTATTCGGCGCTGATCGCCTTGCCGATCGCCTTGTTCTCGATCCGCCGCGCCGATCTCGTCACTCGCCCGACCGACGACGCGCCCGAGCCTCCCGGCATCTCCGCCGCCGCGGCGCGGCGCGATCCGCGCTTCTGGCGGCTGGGGCTGACCGGCTTCTTCGTCAATTTGGGCACGATCGGTTTCATCACGCAATTGGTGCCGTTCGGGATCGACCGGGGATTGGCCGCGAAGGAGGCGGCGCTGCTGCTGACGGCATTCGGCGCGTCGCAGGTCGCAGCGCGCGTCACGTTCGGCGCGCTGATCGACCGCTTCCCGCCGCAGCGGATCGCCGCCGCCGTCGCCTTCATCTCCGCACTCGGCTTTGCGGCGCTGCAATGGCCGGCCCTGGCGCTGCCCGGGCTGGCACTCTGCGTCTTCTGCGCCGGGCTGATGAACGGCGCGGAGAACGACCTCTTCCCCTTCTTCGCCGCGCGGCTGTTCGGGTTGCGCGCCTATGGCGAGATCTACGGCACGCTGATCGTCGTCGCACTGATCGGAAGCGGCGCAGGGATCATTGGCTTCGGCGCGCTCCATGACCTGACCGGCGGGGATGCCGTCGGACTGACCGTGGCGAGCGGCGCATTGGCGATCGCCGGGCTGCTCTTCGCGGGGCTGCGCGACCGGCCCACCCGGGCCTAG
- a CDS encoding MFS transporter — MGRSPLTDVAAPAAAPRTLTEWRRGWPVVAAAMLGAGFGPGLYQNLSSLFTPGLEATFGWSRGNIATAAGLALSGAIAAPLIGRAADRVGVRPVIVASMLLLGAAYLWLAAMGMSGGRAIWRYQLGVVLLVLALPGTSSLTYGKLIAARFVRGRGMALALGTSGLALATIVAAPILGATIANFGWRAGFAALAGGSAVLALPLILLSLRAVPLPATPAADRSGLPGTSAAAARRDSRFWIMVASAWLINAATTGFVTQLVPIGLELGLRPSQAALLLTSFASSAIAGRLLVGWLIDRFRPQPVAAAFAIVSAASFVALAFAPSGLALLLVLVFLAGLMNGAENDLLPFFAARLFGLRAYAEIYGTAMPIALSGTAVGIIGFGRLHDLTGGYTGALTLGCGALLLAAICFLILPDRAGDDGDPTAR; from the coding sequence ATGGGAAGAAGCCCGCTGACCGATGTTGCCGCTCCTGCCGCCGCCCCGCGCACGCTGACCGAATGGCGGCGCGGCTGGCCGGTGGTGGCGGCCGCGATGCTCGGCGCCGGGTTCGGGCCGGGGCTGTACCAGAACCTCTCCAGCCTCTTCACGCCGGGCCTGGAGGCAACTTTCGGATGGTCGCGGGGCAACATCGCCACCGCTGCCGGGCTCGCTTTGAGCGGCGCGATCGCCGCGCCGTTGATCGGGCGCGCCGCCGACCGCGTCGGGGTGCGACCAGTGATCGTCGCGTCGATGCTGTTGCTGGGCGCGGCCTATCTGTGGCTCGCGGCGATGGGAATGAGCGGCGGCCGGGCGATCTGGCGCTATCAGCTCGGCGTCGTCCTGCTCGTATTGGCGCTGCCGGGGACGAGCAGCCTCACCTACGGAAAACTGATCGCGGCGCGCTTCGTGCGCGGCCGCGGCATGGCGCTGGCACTCGGCACCTCGGGGCTGGCGCTGGCAACGATCGTCGCTGCACCCATTCTGGGCGCCACCATCGCCAACTTCGGCTGGCGCGCGGGGTTCGCTGCCTTGGCAGGCGGCTCGGCCGTACTCGCGCTGCCGCTGATCCTGCTCAGCCTCCGCGCCGTGCCGCTGCCCGCCACCCCCGCGGCGGACCGTAGCGGCCTGCCGGGCACCAGCGCGGCAGCGGCGCGGCGCGACAGCCGCTTCTGGATCATGGTCGCCTCGGCCTGGCTCATCAACGCCGCCACGACCGGCTTCGTGACACAACTCGTTCCGATCGGGCTCGAACTCGGGCTGCGCCCTTCCCAGGCGGCGTTGCTGCTCACCAGCTTCGCCTCCAGCGCGATCGCCGGGCGTTTGCTGGTCGGCTGGCTGATCGATCGATTCCGTCCGCAACCCGTTGCCGCCGCCTTCGCGATCGTCTCGGCGGCCAGCTTCGTCGCGCTCGCCTTCGCGCCTTCCGGACTGGCGCTGCTGCTGGTGCTCGTCTTCCTTGCCGGGCTGATGAATGGCGCGGAGAACGACCTGCTGCCGTTCTTCGCCGCGCGCCTGTTCGGCTTGCGTGCCTATGCCGAGATTTACGGCACCGCGATGCCGATCGCTTTGTCGGGCACCGCGGTCGGGATCATCGGCTTCGGACGCCTGCACGACCTCACCGGCGGCTATACCGGGGCGTTGACGCTTGGTTGCGGCGCGCTGCTGCTCGCGGCAATATGCTTTCTGATCCTCCCCGACCGTGCAGGGGATGACGGCGACCCCACCGCTCGCTAG
- the nudC gene encoding NAD(+) diphosphatase, with translation MVIETGFTGGTLDRADALRQDPAAMAALLANPGSRLLRLDAFEPVVEEDGSLAWGVVADAPDGAEFVLLGLAEGRAHFAAVIPGDGAPPPYRSPTLFALLDRLRGGEAATFAAARALIDWHARHPFCARCGHGTAPFRAGWGRRCANCKAEHFPRVDPVVIMIAEHEGRALIGRQAAFPAGRYSALAGFLEPGESIEEAVAREIAEEAGVRVSAVRYVASQPWPFPSQLMIACIAEAEDDAITLDTNELEDARWATRDEVRAALAGEAGAFGAPPPYAIAHSLLRAWVDGKVG, from the coding sequence ATGGTGATCGAAACCGGGTTCACCGGCGGCACGCTGGATCGCGCCGACGCGCTGCGGCAGGATCCGGCGGCGATGGCCGCGCTGCTGGCGAACCCGGGATCGCGGCTTCTGCGGCTCGATGCGTTCGAGCCGGTCGTCGAGGAGGACGGCTCGCTTGCGTGGGGCGTGGTCGCCGACGCGCCGGACGGGGCCGAATTCGTGTTGCTGGGGCTTGCAGAGGGACGCGCGCATTTTGCGGCCGTCATTCCCGGCGACGGGGCGCCGCCGCCCTACCGGTCGCCGACGCTGTTTGCGTTGCTCGATCGGTTGCGCGGCGGTGAGGCCGCGACGTTCGCAGCGGCGCGCGCACTGATCGACTGGCATGCGCGGCATCCGTTCTGCGCGCGGTGTGGCCATGGCACTGCGCCGTTCCGCGCCGGCTGGGGGCGTCGCTGCGCGAACTGCAAGGCGGAGCATTTTCCGCGCGTCGACCCGGTGGTGATCATGATCGCCGAACACGAGGGGCGCGCGCTGATCGGGCGACAGGCGGCGTTCCCGGCGGGGCGGTATTCGGCGCTGGCGGGCTTTCTGGAGCCGGGCGAGTCGATCGAGGAAGCGGTGGCGCGGGAGATTGCCGAGGAAGCCGGGGTGCGGGTGAGTGCGGTGCGCTATGTCGCGAGCCAGCCGTGGCCTTTCCCGTCGCAGTTGATGATCGCGTGCATCGCCGAGGCAGAGGATGATGCGATCACGCTCGATACCAACGAGCTGGAGGATGCGCGCTGGGCGACGCGCGACGAGGTTCGCGCCGCGCTGGCGGGGGAGGCGGGCGCGTTCGGTGCGCCGCCGCCATATGCGATCGCGCATTCGTTGTTGCGGGCGTGGGTGGACGGGAAGGTGGGCTAG
- the recF gene encoding DNA replication/repair protein RecF (All proteins in this family for which functions are known are DNA-binding proteins that assist the filamentation of RecA onto DNA for the initiation of recombination or recombinational repair.) translates to MLSRLVLTDVRNHEALSIAPDAAPGFVVLYGPNGAGKTNVLEAVSLLAPGRGLRRAALSEVARSDGPGGFGVAATLEDGQTLATGAVASAPERRVVRINGAAAPATALAERVAVLWLTPAMDRLFTEAAGGRRRFLDRLTLAIEPGHARDGARYEAAMRDRNRLLADPLPDSDWLAALEAQMAQHGAALDSARRRTVAALDQALALQPAGEIARARIALDGWSGDAQALADALRTGRARDAAAGRTLVGPHRADLIVTHVDKARPAATASTGEQKALLLGIVLAHAELVARLTGHAPVLLLDEVAAHLDPVRRAALFARLAPLGQVWMTGTERALFDGIDTATWVALHDVVTPTTFSPAPR, encoded by the coding sequence ATGCTGTCCCGCCTCGTCCTCACCGATGTCCGCAACCACGAAGCGCTGTCGATCGCGCCCGATGCCGCGCCAGGCTTCGTCGTGCTGTACGGCCCGAACGGCGCGGGTAAGACCAACGTGCTGGAGGCGGTGTCGCTACTCGCACCCGGTCGGGGATTGCGCCGCGCCGCCTTGTCGGAGGTCGCGCGCAGCGACGGGCCGGGCGGCTTCGGAGTCGCGGCGACGCTTGAGGATGGGCAGACGCTCGCCACCGGTGCGGTGGCGTCGGCGCCCGAACGCCGCGTGGTGCGGATCAACGGCGCCGCCGCACCCGCGACCGCGCTCGCCGAGCGGGTCGCGGTGCTGTGGCTCACCCCGGCGATGGACCGGCTATTCACCGAGGCGGCGGGCGGGCGACGGCGTTTCCTCGACCGGCTGACGCTGGCGATCGAGCCCGGCCATGCCCGCGACGGCGCACGCTACGAGGCGGCGATGCGCGATCGCAACCGGTTGCTCGCCGATCCGCTCCCCGACTCCGACTGGCTCGCTGCGCTGGAGGCGCAAATGGCGCAGCACGGTGCCGCGCTCGACTCCGCGCGCCGTCGCACCGTCGCCGCGCTCGATCAGGCACTCGCCTTACAGCCCGCCGGGGAGATCGCGCGCGCGCGGATCGCGCTCGACGGGTGGAGCGGCGATGCGCAAGCACTGGCGGACGCCCTGCGCACCGGCCGCGCCCGCGATGCCGCCGCCGGGCGCACACTGGTCGGCCCACATCGCGCCGATCTGATCGTCACGCACGTCGACAAGGCCCGCCCTGCCGCCACCGCCTCGACCGGCGAGCAAAAGGCGCTGCTGCTCGGTATCGTGCTCGCCCATGCGGAGCTTGTCGCGCGACTGACCGGGCACGCTCCGGTGCTGCTGCTCGACGAAGTGGCCGCGCATCTCGACCCCGTTCGCCGCGCCGCGCTGTTCGCGCGCCTCGCCCCGCTCGGACAGGTGTGGATGACCGGGACCGAGCGTGCCTTGTTCGACGGGATCGACACCGCCACTTGGGTGGCGCTGCACGATGTCGTTACACCCACAACATTTTCGCCTGCGCCGCGTTGA
- a CDS encoding serine hydrolase domain-containing protein, whose translation MKTTRWTMMKPVKTAGLSAALLATVAASAQQPQPQMRAPAPTQRAPDAAVAGTMLPATKALYDGYIAAGKMPGIVGAFGLGELPTVFVSAGKISLDPGAAAAGPDSLWRVYSMTKPITGMAAMLLVEDGKLSLDDPLSKYFPAFAKMRVLTSPDTSLETRAATKPITIRELMTHTSGIGYQINAKGPLIKEIERLGLVPATVNAQVEAQARRTRPASLAAFADRLAQAPLVAEPGTTWHYSMGLDVLAAVVEKASGMSFERFVQTRLLDPLGMTSTYWQVPQRDVGRFASNYAFVGENLTPLDPAARSPWLQPPSFPYGGAGLVSSARDYDRFLHMLQNYGSLQGSRVMKEQTARLAMSNLMPAGVFFDNDGQQRGFGAGGVVYLNDDPNGASKGSYGWAGAAGTLALVDPAKRFRSTIMVNYFPAEKWPLGKETYAAIRRDAARLHGGQW comes from the coding sequence ATGAAGACGACGCGGTGGACGATGATGAAGCCGGTGAAGACGGCGGGGCTGAGCGCGGCGCTGCTGGCGACGGTCGCAGCCTCTGCGCAGCAACCACAGCCGCAGATGCGCGCGCCCGCACCAACCCAGCGTGCGCCGGACGCCGCGGTGGCGGGGACGATGCTGCCCGCGACCAAGGCGCTGTACGATGGCTATATCGCGGCAGGGAAGATGCCGGGGATCGTCGGCGCATTCGGGCTGGGTGAGTTGCCGACGGTGTTCGTCAGTGCCGGCAAGATCTCGCTCGACCCCGGTGCCGCCGCGGCTGGTCCCGACTCGTTGTGGCGCGTCTATTCGATGACCAAGCCGATCACGGGCATGGCGGCGATGTTGCTGGTCGAGGATGGCAAGCTGTCGCTCGACGATCCGCTGTCGAAATACTTCCCGGCGTTCGCAAAGATGCGCGTGCTGACCAGCCCCGATACGTCGCTGGAGACGCGCGCCGCGACCAAGCCGATCACGATCCGCGAGTTGATGACGCACACGTCCGGCATCGGGTATCAGATCAACGCCAAGGGGCCGTTGATCAAGGAAATTGAGCGACTCGGCCTGGTGCCGGCGACCGTGAACGCGCAAGTCGAGGCGCAGGCGCGACGCACGCGTCCGGCGTCGCTCGCCGCCTTCGCCGATCGCTTGGCGCAGGCGCCGCTGGTCGCCGAGCCGGGGACGACCTGGCATTATTCGATGGGGCTCGACGTGCTGGCGGCGGTGGTCGAGAAGGCTAGCGGCATGTCGTTCGAGCGCTTCGTCCAGACGCGATTGCTCGATCCGCTCGGCATGACCTCGACCTATTGGCAGGTGCCGCAGCGCGATGTCGGGCGATTCGCGAGCAATTACGCCTTCGTCGGCGAGAACCTGACCCCGCTCGACCCGGCGGCACGGTCGCCGTGGCTGCAGCCGCCGAGCTTCCCTTATGGTGGCGCGGGGCTGGTGAGCAGCGCGCGAGATTACGACCGGTTCCTCCATATGCTCCAGAACTATGGAAGCTTGCAGGGCAGTCGCGTGATGAAGGAACAGACCGCGCGACTGGCCATGTCGAACCTGATGCCGGCCGGCGTCTTTTTCGACAATGACGGCCAGCAGCGCGGCTTCGGCGCGGGCGGCGTCGTGTATCTGAACGACGATCCGAACGGCGCGTCGAAGGGCAGCTATGGCTGGGCCGGGGCGGCGGGGACGCTGGCGCTGGTCGATCCCGCCAAGCGGTTCCGCAGCACGATCATGGTCAATTACTTCCCGGCCGAGAAGTGGCCGCTGGGCAAGGAAACCTATGCCGCGATCCGGCGCGATGCCGCGCGGCTGCATGGAGGGCAATGGTGA